Within Lactobacillus amylovorus DSM 20531, the genomic segment TCCAGTCCAAAATATGGTGTCGCACTACACTTAATAAACTTGCTTCAACCGGAAAGGCAATAATCAAGAATGTCTTTTCAGTACTTGTCATTACCACATACCCCAGCAGCAAAAAAGCAACTGCGACTGTAGTCAAAATAATAATCAGCCAACTAACTAAGTATCTAGCTGAAAATAGGCCAACGAAGATTGCTAATACAAAAATCATTAACAAACCGTTAATCACGTTAATTTGGAAAGAATCCGCTAGCCAAAATGTAATAATTGGAAAAAGCAGTGCTGCCAGCAGTGCAAAATATACTAGTCTAATATATTTTTTATTCATAACCTAACCTTCTCAAAACTCCCATTGCATGAAAAAAAGGCTACTAACAAATCTAACGATCTCTTAGTAGCCCTCCTCTGTTTCTTAATTTTAAAAAACAAAATTACTTGTTTTCGTCTTTTTCGGCCTTGTTAAGAAATGCAACAACTGCTGCTACGTGAGCAACACGCTTCTTTGCGTTTCTCTTGTTCTTAGGTCTTTGGTTTGGTTCACAACCAGTGTTGTAGTTTTCACCTTTACGCATAGTACTATACTTCCTTTCAGATTTTCGAAAATCTAGTATAGTTTACCATGATCAAACGCGTTAATCAAGTATAGGAAAGGCAGTCATGTAATTTAAGAGTCGTTCCGCATAACTTTTACGCCCTTCAAAGTCTTCAATCGTAGTATTTAACTTAGCCACATCATAGGTAATAAAGCCATCGACGTGTTCATACATCATCTTTTTCATTTCGGCAGTATTATTGACTGTCCAAGCATATACCACGTGATTTTGTAAATGAGCTTGCCAAATGAAATCAGAACTTAAAGTGGAATATTCCATGGAATAGCCATCGGCCGCACTGCGCGGATAAGTTAGGTTGTAAGGCTGAATATATAAAACTGGGATTTTTGAATTAAGCTGGTGCATTTTTTTGACAGCAGTGTAATCAAGCGACTGCACTTGGTACTTATTCTTCAAAATTGTTTGACCGTACTTTTTATTAAAGTTCACCACAAAGTTCTTGGAATCATGCTGTGTAGTCTTAATCTCTATCAGCAATTTTTGCTTTAACTTTTTAGCGGCTTTTATATATTGATCTAGACTAACAACCTTGCCACGATGGCCATCTTCTTTAGCAGTTAACTGAGTTAATTGTTTTACGGTTAAATACTTCGGCTCTTTGTCTACCCCAGTCAGCTTTTTCAGATTTTCATCGTGCATAATGATAAATTGATTATCTTTAGTTTCATGGACATCAATTTCTACATAGTCCGGCTTAAATTTGGCTGTCTTCTTTAAAGCCTCGATCGTGTTTTGCACACCATTTTTATCATTTACTCCCCTATGGGAAATGGTGACTGGCGCATGGTCGTCTATCCCCGTCAGATAAAAAACATTCTCGACTCCGTTGACGATTATGGCAAAGATCCAGATGATCATGATTGGTGTCACGATTGCTTTATTGTGGGATGCATTAGGTAATTTTTCTTCTTTTGTGGTAATTTTAATTAAAAATAATAGTGAAATAGCACTAGTCCAGATCAGCAGTAGTTCACTGATCACTTGAAAGAGCGATAGATTTATCGTAGCTAGTATTAAGGCTAATTTCCTGGGAAATATGTCCCATAATAGCTGCAGTAAATATGCCAGCACGCTGTTAATTACCATGGCCAAAATAGCGATTATTTCCAAGGTAATAAAGAAGCCCAATACCTTGCGCCAACTCTTTTTCATTAAACTGGCGCTTTTCTTCATTGCCTCTCTAGTGGTCGTTTTATCCAGCACCATAATGGGCAAAGTGAATAAAAAGCGAAGTGCCAAAATAAAAATCACGACATAAAAGACAACTAAAGCCGTCAGTAAAATCCAATCTCGCGTCATGTAGTCCACAATAAACTGTGGAATTTTTAGCTTGGCTAAAAGTGGCGTTCTAAAGACAATATTGGCAAAAGGTATAATTAACAAAAAATAAATTGCCAATAAAAGTAGTGAGCCTAATCGAAAGTGTTTCAAGCATTGCCCGTACTCACTGAGGCTCTCTTTTAAATCAAATTGATTTTTGATCACCAAAATAAGCAGCGCAAATTGACTGTAAATGACAAATAGCAATGCAGCTAACTCAATTAGCAATGCTAAAGCCACAAAGGGATGCTTAGTTAAAATGATTTCTAAATTAGAAAGCGAAACAAACGGAATGGCACCCTTTTGCAGTACAAATGTAGTGATATAACGAAAAAACGGAATAAAAACAAACTGGTTTAATACACTAATGCCCGTAAAAAGGACTAAGTATTGTAACCAATTTTGTTTAAATTCCGCTGAAAAATTCTTTATTTCATTAATTGCTTTCATTACCTAATGATTAGCAAGTTTTACCCTCTTGCATTTCCTTCTTAGTTAATTCTTGCGGTGTGTATTTATCAATTGATACCGCTCCATCAAGAATGCCACTATCATCGGATAAACTCAATGTATAATTTCTTGCGTTGACTACTAGGCCGCCTTCAAAGAAGCTAACTTCGTCTGGTGAAGTCCATAAATCAAAACCGGCATTGTTTTCTACTTTAATAGTATATTTAGGATCCTTTTCATCAAGAATCACGAATTGAAAGTTGGCACCAATTGTACAAGTACCGCCAAGTCTTGAATACTTGTTTGAACCATCATTTAAAGCTAATAAAAGTGGCTTGTTTTCTGGATTTTTCTTTTCAATAATTTCTTTTGCTTCTGGTTTGATGTTAATTGAAATAGTTTCTTGTGTCATAGTTGTGTCCTCGCTCTAATCTGTTACGTTTACTCATTTTCTTAAGTATAGTATTTTTAAGCAAAATCCCCTATTAAAATGCTCAAAAGTGCCTAAATCTTTAGTTTTTTCAAATTTATCATTGCAAGCTATCCTAAAAAAGCTCAAAATGATACATAGGGTTTTTAGACGATTGTAATACGTAAGGGGGACCTTTTATGACCGCCTTAAAGAATATTGCTAAAGATAGAATTTTACAGATTACAGTTTTAATTACAGTAGTAAGTCTTTTTTTCGCTAGGCCGCGGTTAGCAGATATTAACTTTCACACTTTATGGTCTGTTGCCGCAATGCTGACGCTGATCCAGATCTATGCTTATTTGCACGTTCTGGATGTTTTAGCGTACAAACTTACGAGTATCGCAGATAATACGCGTAAGTTGAACATGCTGTTCACGGTTTTGGCCGTTATCGCCGGTATGTTCTTAGGTAATGACATTACTGTATTAACTTTAATTCCACTTTATTTAAATATCGCTAAGCGCTACAAGCTGCCACAAATTTTGCCTGTTACTTTAATCGGTATGGGCGCAAACATTGGGGCCGCATTTACACCTTGGGGTAATCCCCACAACATCTTTTTAGTTAGTCGCTTCGATGTTAAGCCACTAGTTTTCTTCAAATGGTCAGTACCTTACTTGATCATTTCAATGGCGATCATGATTTTGGTCTTCATGTTTATTCCGAAGAAAGAAATTCCGGTTCAAAAGACTGAACCAATTCGAATCAGCTGGCGTCCTATTATTATCACGACCGCTGTCTTTATCTTCTTCTTCTTTGGAGTTTTCAGAATCGTGAATATTGTTTGGCCAATGTTGATCGCAATTATCTTGGCACTAGCAATTAATCCAAGAATCATGTTTAAGATCGACTATGCGTTGCTCTTAACCTTCACTGGTTTCTTTATCTTTATCAGTGATATCCAACAGATTCCAGCAATCGTGAACTTGATTCATATAACTGTTCACTCTGAGAGCTCAACTTACTTCGCATCAATTCTTACTAGTCAAATTATGAGCAACGTTCCATCAACTATTTTGGTTGGTAAGTTCACTAATTATGCGCAAGCGTTGTTCCTTGGATCCAACATCGGTGGTTTTGGTTCCGCAATCGGTTCAATGGCCAACATGCTGGTAATGAAGACGTTCAACCAACACGCTACAGTCAGCCGCAAGAAGTTCTTTATTCAATGGACAATCATGCAATTTGCTGGCTTGATCATTTTGACAATCGTTGGTTTAGGATTGTTGATTTTCAGAATTTAAGAAATGAAAAAGAATGCTTTCAAAGCATTCTTTTTTATTGTCCAAAAGTATACAATCGGCTAAAATTTAAATAATATAGTGTGGAGGAGGATACAAAAATGTCACCACTTTTATGGATAATTTTAGCCATCATCGTATTAATTGTGGCTATTTACATTACTGCCTACAACGGCTTGCAAAGAGCCAAAGTTTATACAGAAGAATCTTGGAGTCAAATCGACGTTCAATTGAAGCGCCGTAATGACTTGATTCCTAATTTGGTAGAAACTGTTAAGGGCTACGCTAAGCACGAAAGTGAAACGCTTGAAAAGGTTGTGCAATTACGCAACCAATTAAATGAAATCCCTGCTGGCGATCACGAAGAAACTTTGAAGGTTTCTAACCAAATTACTGACTCATTAAAGACAATTTTTGCCTTATCAGAAAATTACCCTGACTTAAAGGCCAACCAAAACTTCT encodes:
- a CDS encoding iron-sulfur cluster biosynthesis family protein, whose protein sequence is MTQETISINIKPEAKEIIEKKNPENKPLLLALNDGSNKYSRLGGTCTIGANFQFVILDEKDPKYTIKVENNAGFDLWTSPDEVSFFEGGLVVNARNYTLSLSDDSGILDGAVSIDKYTPQELTKKEMQEGKTC
- a CDS encoding SLC13 family permease, encoding MTALKNIAKDRILQITVLITVVSLFFARPRLADINFHTLWSVAAMLTLIQIYAYLHVLDVLAYKLTSIADNTRKLNMLFTVLAVIAGMFLGNDITVLTLIPLYLNIAKRYKLPQILPVTLIGMGANIGAAFTPWGNPHNIFLVSRFDVKPLVFFKWSVPYLIISMAIMILVFMFIPKKEIPVQKTEPIRISWRPIIITTAVFIFFFFGVFRIVNIVWPMLIAIILALAINPRIMFKIDYALLLTFTGFFIFISDIQQIPAIVNLIHITVHSESSTYFASILTSQIMSNVPSTILVGKFTNYAQALFLGSNIGGFGSAIGSMANMLVMKTFNQHATVSRKKFFIQWTIMQFAGLIILTIVGLGLLIFRI
- a CDS encoding glycerophosphoryl diester phosphodiesterase membrane domain-containing protein encodes the protein MKAINEIKNFSAEFKQNWLQYLVLFTGISVLNQFVFIPFFRYITTFVLQKGAIPFVSLSNLEIILTKHPFVALALLIELAALLFVIYSQFALLILVIKNQFDLKESLSEYGQCLKHFRLGSLLLLAIYFLLIIPFANIVFRTPLLAKLKIPQFIVDYMTRDWILLTALVVFYVVIFILALRFLFTLPIMVLDKTTTREAMKKSASLMKKSWRKVLGFFITLEIIAILAMVINSVLAYLLQLLWDIFPRKLALILATINLSLFQVISELLLIWTSAISLLFLIKITTKEEKLPNASHNKAIVTPIMIIWIFAIIVNGVENVFYLTGIDDHAPVTISHRGVNDKNGVQNTIEALKKTAKFKPDYVEIDVHETKDNQFIIMHDENLKKLTGVDKEPKYLTVKQLTQLTAKEDGHRGKVVSLDQYIKAAKKLKQKLLIEIKTTQHDSKNFVVNFNKKYGQTILKNKYQVQSLDYTAVKKMHQLNSKIPVLYIQPYNLTYPRSAADGYSMEYSTLSSDFIWQAHLQNHVVYAWTVNNTAEMKKMMYEHVDGFITYDVAKLNTTIEDFEGRKSYAERLLNYMTAFPILD
- a CDS encoding LemA family protein translates to MSPLLWIILAIIVLIVAIYITAYNGLQRAKVYTEESWSQIDVQLKRRNDLIPNLVETVKGYAKHESETLEKVVQLRNQLNEIPAGDHEETLKVSNQITDSLKTIFALSENYPDLKANQNFLSLQEELTNTENKIAYSRQLYNSSAAQYDQKLLTFPSNIVAKIHHFTKVDYLETPKEEKEAPKVKF